The Candidatus Taylorbacteria bacterium region GTTCCCACTTTACACCGAAGATGATAAAGTGTTAACAACGCTCTTAATTCTTACACTTTATCGTATTCGGACTTATTTTGGGAGCGTGGAAGTAAAATTGCCCGCCGACCAATATTTGGTGCGGGAGTAAATTAAAATATCATTATGAATAAAAATACAATAATTGTGGTAATACTCGTTTTGGGTATTGCAATATTTGGCGCGTATAAGTATCTTGGTAAAAATAGACTGAGCGAAAATAAACAAGTTAGCACGAACACCACTATGAATTCAGACATAAAATCCGATATTGAAATAGTTCCAATCGAGCATGCAACCATGGCTTTGAAGTGGGGAAGCAAGGTGATTATTACAGACCCTGTTGGGTCAACAACCCTTTTCGCGGCACAGCCGGCCCCTGACATAGTTTTGGTAACGGATATTCATCAAGACCACTTCAACGTTGAAACCTTGAAAGCGGTTCTGAAAGAGAAAACCGTGCTCATCGCTCCAAAGGCGGTGGCCGATTTGATAAAAGAAAAACTTCCCGGGACTTTGGTTGTGATGAAAAATGGGGAAGTGAGAGACGTTGCGGGTATTTCGGTCGAAGCTATCCCTATGTACAACCTTCCCGAAAAGGCGGATGCATTTCACACCAAGGGCAGGGGAAACGGATATGTGCTTGAAGCGCAGGGCAAGCGAGTATATATTTCCGGAGATACTTCCGGTATTCCCGAAATGCGGGCCTTGAAAAACATAGATATTGCGTTTGTCTGCATGAATCTGCCTTACACCATGTCGATCGAGGAAGCGGCAGAGGCGGTTCTTGCGTTTAAGCCAAAAGAAGTTATACCGTATCATTATCGGGGAACAAGCGGATTGAGCGACACAAAAAAATTCAAAGCGCTCGTAAATGCCGGAGACCCAAATATAAATGTCAATTTGTTAAATTTTTATCCAAATTAAGCCAAAACCTTCACACCAAATTCCCTTAGTGAAGACATACGGGAATTTGGTGGGGGAGTAACACACATGAACAAAATGAACCCCGTAGTCCACTTTGAAATGCCCTACGAAGACAAAAATCGCATGGCGGATTTCTACACCAAAACTTTCGGATGGAAAGCGCAAATGCTGGGTGAGGACATGGGAAATTATGTCGTCATGCAGACCGGAGAGACAGACGAGAAAGGAATGCTCAAACAGCCGGGAATGGTGAACGGCGGTTTTTATAAAAAGCCCGTCGATAAAGCTGTAGAGAGTCCGTCATTTGTTATTTCCGTCGAGGACGTGAAGGAATCGCTCAAAAAAATTGTAGAAGCCGGAGGTAAGGCCCTCGGAGAACCTATGGACATTCCCGGAATCGGGTGCTATTGCAGTTTTCTCGACACCGAAGGCAACCGCGCGAGCATTCTTCAACCGTTAAAAAAGATGTAACTACGCCGGTCTTTCGCAGGTTCAGTCCTACTTGTTCGGCATTCTATTCAGCATTCATGCATAGAACCCTTCGCCCGAAGGGTAGCATGGGAATTTGAAGTGGAGATGCAGAGTTAGTTGGAGTTGTAAGCTATCCAAGTTTATGAGATATTTATGTCAATGATAGGAGACCCGATAGAACACATAGAAAGCTTAACGAAAAGGACCAATGACTATATGGGGACGAGAGTTCAGAGCTCCCTTAGCCGTTACCCACTTACTTTTTCCCTTTTATCCGTTTTCGGAATTGTTTCCATCTTGCATGGGTTTGAATCCGCCATTAGCTACATTCCATACCTCTCCGAACGCCCGTTTCTTATATTCATTTTAGGATTGTTGATTCTTATTTTCACCGGCACGCTTTATCGAGGCCTCGAAAAAAAGCGTTTGGATTAGAGACGAGATTAGAACTATGCATATAAGTTTAAGAAGCAGTCTACTTCCAGACAAAAGTGTTTAGGATTGCAGAATTAGTTAAAGTGTTTTTTAACCATTTGTAAAAAATATGAATAAATACGGTATACCTGAGGATTTTCTGAAAAAAATTAGGAAGAGGGACAAATTATGCGTGTACTGCCGGAAGGAAATGATAGTACCTCGAAAAGGCACAACGCAGAGGAATTGGGCAACGATTGAGCATATGAGTGATAAAAAGTCCGGGAATGAACCTCAATCGATAGTTATCTGCTGTGGTAGTTGCAATTCAAGCCGAAGAATGAGTTTCGAAAAATGGTTTAAGACCCCGTACTGCATGAAGAGGAATATAAATGCGAAAACGGTCGCGAAGCCGGTGAAGGACTACATGAGAATGATTGCCGGATTAAGTCCAAAAAAACGCAAGCAATATGTCTTGAAATACTATTAAAAAGTCGCAAATAATCGCGAGGGGATAATTGGGTTATCACCATTAATTTAGGCAATCCAAATGAATGTCCAGTTTCCAAAGAGAAACTAAAAGTGAAGTATTTATAATTGTCCAAAGAATCTCTTTGGATTCGACCAACACTTTATTAGACCACACCTAATTGTCCAAAGAGACTCTTTGGATTCGTCACTCTTCTATATTGTTTAGCTTGTTAGGATAAAATAATGTTGAATGCCCTGAAAAACTCAGAATTTGTCGATCAGAGTGAGTAATAAATTAAAAGTTCCTTGCTTTTTTTAGGCACTAGGACTAATATAGAGCCAGTTTGACAAACCAACAAACTGGTGTAAAAACACCAAACAGAGAAAGGTACAATTGTTATGCAAGGCGTTGAAATATCGCACCTAAATGCCGCTCTTTCGGCGGTACTCAAAGGGTATTACGATTTCAGGCACTCGACCATTGATGATGCCCTGCGTCCCATTGCTGCATACGGCAAAAAGGACACGCTTGGTATGGATGCTGGGCCCGAGATCACCATCTGTGAAGAGCTTAGTCGCTACGATGCCGGTGCTGTCGTTGTCACGGAGGAAATCGGTTCCAAAGGTATGCAGTTCAGCGATACGTTTCGGCTGGCGTATCCTCAGACATTCAGGACCGTGTTCATCAGCGATCCCACAGATCGCTCTAACCAGCTGAAAGAATTTCTTTCGGCGTTTCCCAAGGAGAAGAAGATCGGTGACATCCTTGGAGACAAATCATCCCTCAAAAAGTGGGAAGAGAAATACGGATCACCTGTTTCCATCACAGGCGCGACATCGGCTATCAGTTGTATCCGTCGCGGGATACCCATCTTTGCGGTGATCGTGAACTATATCACACAGCAGTTGGTCGTCGCCTGTGCGGCGGGCATCCGGATGGTGGATCTTCCCGACGATCGTCCTGATCTCATGGATCTGGAACATGTGTGCCGGGAAGGGAAGCTCATTACATTCCCAGGCATCGAACGCATGAAAAGCATGAGGAGGTTCGTGACCTTCCTCGGCGATGCGGGCAAGATCGGCTACAAGGAAAACTTCGCGGACAGCGGTTTGGTGGATGAAGCCAAGGTCAAGGAGTTCTTGCATTACGGCAAACCGGGCGGTCCGTCTCGCGCACTGTATCTGTCCTCGCTTCAACCGCGAGAAACTCCAGTTGGGTTCATCCTGGCGAACGGAGAGAAGATCGGTGAGTGGATACACTGGTTGCCATTCGTCCAGTATGCACGCAGTCAGAACGATGAGAGCCAGCCGGCGCTCATCCTGTACGAAGTCTTCCAGGATCGGCCATGGACCAAGGAAGGCGTGCTCATGTCGACGCCTCCAAACTACAGCGTCTTC contains the following coding sequences:
- a CDS encoding MBL fold metallo-hydrolase; translation: MNKNTIIVVILVLGIAIFGAYKYLGKNRLSENKQVSTNTTMNSDIKSDIEIVPIEHATMALKWGSKVIITDPVGSTTLFAAQPAPDIVLVTDIHQDHFNVETLKAVLKEKTVLIAPKAVADLIKEKLPGTLVVMKNGEVRDVAGISVEAIPMYNLPEKADAFHTKGRGNGYVLEAQGKRVYISGDTSGIPEMRALKNIDIAFVCMNLPYTMSIEEAAEAVLAFKPKEVIPYHYRGTSGLSDTKKFKALVNAGDPNINVNLLNFYPN
- a CDS encoding VOC family protein gives rise to the protein MNKMNPVVHFEMPYEDKNRMADFYTKTFGWKAQMLGEDMGNYVVMQTGETDEKGMLKQPGMVNGGFYKKPVDKAVESPSFVISVEDVKESLKKIVEAGGKALGEPMDIPGIGCYCSFLDTEGNRASILQPLKKM
- a CDS encoding HNH endonuclease, whose product is MNKYGIPEDFLKKIRKRDKLCVYCRKEMIVPRKGTTQRNWATIEHMSDKKSGNEPQSIVICCGSCNSSRRMSFEKWFKTPYCMKRNINAKTVAKPVKDYMRMIAGLSPKKRKQYVLKYY